From Paenibacillus sp. V4I7, one genomic window encodes:
- a CDS encoding sugar ABC transporter permease, producing the protein MSIALRMVKKNWQLYLIILPSLVYLIIFKYVPMAGVQIAFKNYMVTRGIWGSDWIGFKHFVDFFHLPIFWRVIKNTSLLSLYSLLIGFPAPIILALALNELKNGIFKRTVQLVTFAPYFISTVIMVSIIMLFLSPQLGFVHLLADKFGFPAENIMSKPEYFKTVYVLSDVWQFTGYASVIYIAALAGVDPHLYEAAKVDGASRFQRMIHIDLPSLMPTAVILLILNAGQIMNVGFEKVYLMQNAINVGASEVISTYVYKMGLVGANFSFSAAVGLFNSIVNLLLLIVVNYVARKNSETSLW; encoded by the coding sequence ATGAGTATAGCACTTAGAATGGTAAAGAAAAACTGGCAACTCTATCTGATTATCTTGCCGTCACTCGTATATTTGATTATTTTTAAATACGTACCTATGGCAGGCGTGCAGATCGCTTTTAAAAATTATATGGTTACCAGAGGGATATGGGGAAGTGATTGGATTGGTTTTAAGCATTTTGTAGACTTTTTCCATCTGCCCATTTTTTGGAGGGTTATCAAAAACACGTCGCTGCTTAGCCTTTACTCGCTTCTTATCGGGTTTCCAGCACCGATTATTCTTGCCCTAGCCTTGAACGAATTGAAAAACGGGATTTTTAAGCGGACCGTACAACTGGTCACGTTCGCGCCGTACTTCATTTCAACAGTTATCATGGTTTCGATTATTATGCTGTTCCTTTCCCCGCAGCTTGGCTTTGTCCATCTCTTGGCTGATAAGTTCGGATTTCCAGCGGAAAATATCATGTCTAAGCCGGAATATTTCAAAACCGTGTATGTACTTTCCGACGTTTGGCAGTTTACGGGATATGCCTCGGTCATTTACATTGCCGCTCTGGCAGGGGTTGATCCGCATTTGTATGAGGCAGCCAAGGTGGATGGTGCGTCAAGGTTTCAACGGATGATTCATATCGATTTGCCAAGCCTTATGCCGACAGCCGTTATCTTGCTTATTCTAAATGCAGGGCAAATCATGAATGTTGGATTCGAGAAGGTGTACCTGATGCAAAATGCGATTAATGTTGGGGCGTCTGAGGTTATTTCCACCTATGTTTACAAAATGGGCTTGGTAGGAGCGAATTTCAGCTTCTCCGCAGCAGTCGGACTGTTTAATTCCATCGTTAATTTGCTGCTGCTCATTGTGGTCAACTATGTGGCCAGAAAAAATTCTGAGACGAGTTTGTGGTAG
- a CDS encoding phytanoyl-CoA dioxygenase family protein, translating into MEEVNKSGYLTKKQIEFYNEKGYIVLDRLLSNEELAPAKEAMTYKVSMIADELYRDGLIEDKLVDRPFKYRLAELFEHLTADEFLKYGRSWRDRIPGYFHLMSNDKILNAVESLIGGELFSNPVYNVRPKIPRVAAGAVPWHQDKSYWPDANSNPVITVWIPLVDANEVNGCLHIKPKTHRKPLLKWHQESDTGTGYTVLKESQLGNTKTVVLPVSAGSAILFNDRCLHMSTPNRSDEVRWSVDLRYQPTDQDPMVAHGAGFLARSYKYPELVATLEDWLEGRSEHGI; encoded by the coding sequence ATGGAGGAAGTAAATAAAAGCGGATATTTAACTAAAAAGCAAATTGAATTTTATAATGAGAAAGGTTACATCGTACTTGATCGTTTATTATCAAATGAGGAATTAGCGCCAGCAAAAGAAGCGATGACGTATAAGGTTTCTATGATTGCCGATGAATTGTATCGTGACGGACTAATTGAGGATAAATTGGTTGACCGCCCGTTTAAATATCGACTAGCGGAACTTTTTGAACATTTAACCGCTGATGAATTTTTGAAATACGGACGAAGTTGGCGTGACCGGATACCAGGTTATTTCCATTTAATGAGCAATGATAAAATTCTTAATGCCGTAGAATCTTTGATTGGCGGCGAGCTCTTTTCGAATCCAGTTTATAATGTAAGGCCGAAGATTCCGAGGGTTGCGGCTGGGGCAGTGCCTTGGCATCAAGATAAATCATACTGGCCGGATGCTAATTCCAATCCTGTGATTACAGTATGGATCCCTTTAGTTGACGCTAACGAAGTGAATGGCTGTTTGCATATTAAACCGAAAACACACCGAAAACCTCTTTTGAAATGGCACCAAGAATCTGATACTGGAACTGGTTACACGGTATTGAAGGAAAGTCAATTAGGGAACACAAAGACTGTTGTTTTGCCTGTTTCCGCTGGCAGCGCAATTCTATTCAACGATCGCTGTCTCCATATGTCAACACCGAACCGATCTGATGAAGTAAGGTGGAGCGTGGATCTGCGTTATCAGCCGACAGACCAAGATCCAATGGTGGCGCACGGAGCAGGCTTCTTGGCTAGAAGCTATAAATATCCGGAGCTAGTTGCAACTCTTGAAGATTGGTTAGAGGGTCGTTCAGAGCATGGCATATAG
- a CDS encoding zinc ribbon domain-containing protein YjdM produces MLELPNCPKCHSAYTYEDGNLLICPECAHEWTLELETEDRADNKIVKDANGNVLNDGDSVTVIKDLKVKGSSSVIKIGTKVKNIRLVDGDHDIDCKIDDFGAMKLKSEFVKKV; encoded by the coding sequence ATGCTAGAATTGCCAAATTGCCCAAAATGTCATTCAGCATACACGTATGAAGATGGGAATCTATTGATTTGCCCAGAATGCGCGCATGAGTGGACTTTAGAATTGGAAACGGAAGATCGTGCCGATAACAAAATTGTTAAAGATGCCAATGGAAATGTCTTAAATGACGGTGATTCGGTTACAGTAATCAAGGATCTTAAAGTAAAAGGAAGTTCATCCGTCATAAAAATAGGTACAAAAGTTAAAAATATACGTTTGGTTGATGGAGATCATGATATTGATTGCAAAATTGATGATTTCGGTGCTATGAAATTAAAATCCGAATTTGTTAAAAAGGTATAA
- a CDS encoding sensor histidine kinase produces the protein MKKMAIGYIVIIFIPIISFGLFLYNQNYNSFLEEYAQGRQKIVNQVLNNLNVSTVQIESAYQLFQNNSNTIAYLSGNYRTDFDQVSNFLTYIRPLFSYILSSNRLIDSMTIYMEQQNGMVFRPEMAKMDESKLDESIKKLPLGVGKWITINNGSSTDINLHFVHKIGNRNFEQDIGLLDIKVTSKLIKPLLESLNLNNRSNLYVLDQDHQVISLVEKIPLSQESEQALFADVFQSNAKYSYQQVNGNKMLIESFYAESLKLQFVMIEQVDDVFIGIKKNKYVLVLTVSILLLLLSGIYYLIASSITKRILKLSKHMRQVDENHFPLYHGEINKDEVGHLTSAYNAMIRRMDELVNTVHRSEMLRKESAYLMMQAQIKPHFLYNTLESIRMIAEANDDPEAAEMSYTLGKLFRYSLSGTKSETSLREEVENVKDYIKIQQIRLGDRLQVSFDINAVIDNFICPHYMLQPIIENSIVHGIANVRKHGSLSIRIWEDSAFMFIAVEDSGAGIDEERLGLIQAVLNGKMDVHLLQTGGGGLGIFNVNERVKMFFGERSGIQMESKLYEGTTCILKLAKGAKQ, from the coding sequence GTGAAAAAAATGGCGATAGGCTATATCGTCATCATCTTCATTCCGATTATTTCGTTCGGCCTATTTCTGTATAATCAGAATTACAACAGTTTTCTCGAAGAATATGCGCAAGGCAGGCAGAAAATAGTTAATCAGGTGCTTAACAACTTAAATGTTAGCACGGTGCAAATCGAATCCGCTTATCAATTGTTTCAAAATAACTCGAATACCATTGCTTATTTAAGTGGGAACTACCGGACCGATTTCGATCAGGTCTCTAATTTTTTAACCTATATCAGACCCCTATTCTCTTATATTTTGTCATCCAATCGACTAATCGACAGTATGACTATTTACATGGAGCAGCAGAACGGCATGGTTTTTCGGCCCGAAATGGCCAAGATGGACGAGTCCAAGCTGGACGAGAGCATCAAAAAACTCCCGCTTGGTGTTGGGAAATGGATTACGATAAACAACGGGTCGAGTACAGACATTAACCTACATTTTGTCCATAAAATTGGAAACCGGAATTTTGAACAGGATATCGGTCTCCTCGATATCAAAGTCACTTCGAAATTAATTAAACCTTTGTTAGAATCGCTAAATTTGAACAACAGAAGCAATTTATATGTGCTCGATCAGGATCATCAAGTCATCTCACTTGTAGAAAAAATCCCCTTATCTCAGGAATCAGAACAAGCCTTATTTGCCGATGTCTTCCAATCGAACGCAAAATACTCGTATCAACAGGTAAACGGAAATAAAATGCTTATTGAATCGTTTTATGCCGAAAGCCTTAAGCTGCAGTTTGTCATGATTGAGCAAGTCGATGACGTCTTTATTGGCATCAAAAAAAACAAATACGTACTCGTATTAACGGTGTCCATCCTTTTATTACTACTCTCCGGCATCTACTACCTGATCGCCAGTTCAATTACGAAGCGAATTTTGAAGCTTTCCAAACATATGCGTCAAGTTGACGAAAATCATTTTCCACTCTATCACGGGGAAATTAATAAGGATGAGGTCGGACATCTGACCTCCGCCTATAATGCGATGATTAGGCGCATGGATGAGTTGGTAAATACCGTACACCGCTCGGAAATGCTGCGAAAGGAATCAGCCTATCTCATGATGCAGGCGCAAATCAAACCTCATTTCCTGTACAATACCCTCGAATCGATTCGCATGATCGCGGAAGCGAACGATGACCCGGAAGCAGCTGAAATGTCTTATACGCTTGGCAAACTTTTTCGCTACAGCCTGTCGGGAACGAAAAGCGAGACTTCCCTGAGGGAAGAAGTAGAAAATGTAAAAGACTATATCAAAATCCAACAAATTCGACTGGGTGACCGGCTGCAAGTATCTTTCGATATAAACGCAGTTATCGATAACTTTATTTGTCCTCACTATATGCTGCAGCCAATTATTGAAAACAGCATCGTTCACGGGATTGCGAATGTAAGAAAACATGGCTCACTTTCGATCCGCATTTGGGAAGATTCCGCGTTTATGTTCATTGCCGTTGAGGATTCTGGTGCAGGCATTGACGAAGAAAGACTAGGTCTCATTCAAGCCGTCTTAAACGGTAAAATGGATGTCCATCTTTTGCAGACGGGCGGCGGGGGTCTTGGTATTTTCAATGTAAACGAACGCGTAAAAATGTTTTTTGGCGAACGCTCTGGCATTCAAATGGAGAGTAAGCTTTACGAGGGGACGACATGTATACTCAAGTTAGCTAAGGGGGCAAAACAATGA
- a CDS encoding carbohydrate ABC transporter permease, whose product MANPEQTLTLKVRKSPTRILENSVDRLYLFFVYLFLIICLIIVAYPLIYIISSSFSSSSAVISGKVWLFPVEPTLRGYQAVFQNPQILTGYGNSLFYLFFGTLLSVSLTITAAYPLSRKNFYGRNVITALFVFTMLFSGGLIPYYLTVKGMGLLDTRWAMIIPGAISVWQVILARTFFQTSIPSELTEAAHLDGCSDFKFLFQIVIPLSKPIIAVLVLMYAIGYWNSYFEALIFLKSANLYPLQLILRNILILNSIDPTMIKDVRELAERQGLKELLKYSLIVVASAPVLILYPFVQRHFVKGLLIGSLKG is encoded by the coding sequence ATGGCTAATCCCGAACAGACATTGACGTTAAAAGTGCGAAAGTCACCTACCCGCATACTTGAAAACAGTGTGGACAGATTGTATTTGTTCTTTGTCTATTTGTTTTTGATCATATGCTTGATTATTGTAGCCTATCCGCTCATCTACATTATTAGTTCATCATTCAGCTCGTCATCAGCTGTTATTTCAGGCAAGGTTTGGCTGTTCCCTGTTGAGCCTACCCTTCGTGGCTACCAAGCCGTGTTTCAAAATCCGCAAATCTTGACGGGATACGGAAACTCTTTGTTCTATCTTTTCTTCGGGACATTGCTAAGCGTTTCGTTGACGATAACAGCTGCATATCCGCTTTCTCGAAAAAACTTTTATGGACGTAACGTCATTACTGCACTATTCGTTTTTACAATGCTGTTCAGCGGGGGATTAATTCCCTATTATTTGACCGTGAAAGGGATGGGCTTGCTCGATACGAGATGGGCGATGATTATTCCAGGCGCGATTTCGGTATGGCAAGTCATTCTGGCGAGAACGTTTTTCCAGACATCGATTCCTTCGGAATTAACGGAGGCCGCACATTTGGATGGCTGCAGCGACTTCAAGTTTTTATTCCAGATCGTTATCCCGCTTTCCAAGCCCATCATTGCCGTTCTGGTCCTCATGTACGCGATCGGCTATTGGAATTCCTATTTTGAAGCCTTAATATTCTTGAAATCGGCTAATTTGTATCCGCTCCAGCTTATTTTAAGGAACATTCTGATTCTCAATTCGATCGATCCTACGATGATTAAAGATGTCAGAGAACTTGCGGAAAGACAAGGCTTGAAGGAGCTGCTTAAATATTCGCTGATCGTCGTCGCAAGCGCACCCGTTCTTATTCTGTATCCATTTGTGCAAAGACATTTTGTGAAGGGGTTATTGATTGGTTCTCTGAAAGGTTGA
- a CDS encoding ABC transporter substrate-binding protein, translating to MVSKRTRKTWLSVVLILFITLIVIGCTSNSDEPKDSASPDGGGSANGGANVNATGFPIAKNKITMSAFAPQSANIADLNTNWFTKYLEEKTNIHLNWQLVPGESAALNEKKQLLLASGDYPDIFMQGNLTKEEQLLYGQQGVLIPLNKLIDQYAPNIKKAFKDISYLEKAITAPDGNIYAIPSVNECYHCQFSAKMWVNTKWLQKLGLSAPKTTDDFYNMLKAFKEKDPNGNGKADEIALTGSPTGWHTDVETFVMNAFVYYNADNNYFMMSGGKLATSVDQPGFKKGLQFLNKLYADGLIDKEAFTQKSDALTQKGNSPDTAIAGAIPAGWFGEFTDASPAATRHKDYDPIAPLTGPDGASFTAHYIGIGNSVFAVTNKNKNPEAAIRLADYLYSEEGTTTSNSGEEGRNWVKAEANDKNTRGTAAKFKVKETSYGVGQVQNDHWNQMGPNLRSAEYRETSYAASQEIYTMDGLETRLYKATKELYEGHQPKEEFPTDIFLTNDQANQVKQLKPIITDYVKQSMLQFIMGAKSIDKDWDAYVKGLKDSGMDQFIKIYQDAYDKVYKK from the coding sequence ATGGTAAGTAAACGAACCAGAAAAACATGGTTATCGGTGGTCCTCATTTTATTCATCACTTTGATTGTAATCGGCTGTACATCTAATAGCGATGAGCCGAAGGATAGCGCTAGCCCTGATGGGGGTGGAAGCGCAAACGGGGGAGCGAACGTTAATGCAACAGGCTTTCCTATCGCCAAAAATAAAATTACGATGAGTGCTTTTGCACCGCAATCGGCTAATATTGCAGATTTGAATACGAACTGGTTTACCAAATATTTGGAAGAAAAGACAAATATTCATTTGAACTGGCAGCTTGTGCCGGGAGAATCAGCGGCATTGAATGAGAAGAAGCAGCTGCTGCTCGCAAGCGGTGACTATCCCGATATTTTCATGCAAGGGAATCTAACGAAAGAGGAGCAACTGCTGTACGGTCAACAAGGCGTCTTGATCCCGTTAAACAAGTTAATCGATCAATATGCACCGAACATTAAGAAAGCATTTAAAGACATTTCATATTTGGAGAAGGCGATCACTGCGCCGGATGGCAATATTTATGCGATCCCTTCCGTAAATGAATGCTATCACTGCCAGTTTTCAGCTAAAATGTGGGTGAACACGAAATGGTTGCAAAAGCTCGGTCTTAGCGCGCCGAAGACAACTGACGATTTCTATAACATGCTCAAAGCGTTTAAAGAGAAGGATCCAAATGGCAATGGCAAGGCAGACGAAATTGCGTTAACGGGTTCACCGACAGGTTGGCATACGGATGTTGAGACGTTCGTGATGAACGCGTTCGTCTATTACAATGCGGATAACAATTATTTCATGATGAGCGGCGGCAAGCTGGCAACATCGGTCGACCAACCAGGCTTCAAAAAAGGTTTGCAATTTTTGAACAAACTGTATGCGGATGGCTTGATTGATAAGGAAGCATTTACGCAAAAATCGGATGCGCTAACCCAAAAAGGGAATAGCCCGGATACGGCGATTGCCGGCGCTATTCCGGCAGGTTGGTTCGGCGAATTCACGGATGCATCGCCGGCAGCAACACGCCACAAAGACTATGATCCAATAGCGCCGCTTACAGGACCGGATGGAGCCTCGTTCACGGCACATTACATCGGCATCGGGAACTCGGTGTTTGCGGTGACGAATAAAAATAAAAATCCAGAAGCGGCGATTCGTCTAGCTGATTATCTGTACTCCGAAGAGGGGACGACAACGTCCAACTCTGGGGAAGAAGGCCGTAACTGGGTGAAGGCGGAAGCGAACGATAAAAACACGCGCGGAACTGCAGCCAAGTTCAAGGTTAAGGAAACGTCTTACGGGGTAGGTCAAGTGCAGAACGATCATTGGAATCAAATGGGACCGAACCTTCGTTCGGCCGAATATCGCGAAACTTCGTATGCAGCCAGTCAGGAAATCTATACGATGGATGGCTTGGAAACTCGCTTGTACAAGGCCACCAAGGAATTGTACGAAGGACATCAACCGAAAGAAGAGTTCCCGACGGATATTTTCTTGACGAACGATCAGGCCAATCAAGTGAAGCAGTTGAAGCCGATTATTACGGATTACGTCAAACAGTCCATGCTGCAGTTCATCATGGGGGCCAAAAGCATCGACAAAGATTGGGACGCTTACGTGAAAGGCCTTAAAGATTCCGGTATGGATCAATTCATCAAAATCTATCAGGATGCCTACGACAAAGTGTATAAAAAATAA
- a CDS encoding response regulator, protein MKLMVVDDEPIILNGIIRMIQKANTSFIEIVGAADGVDALQKLTYFQPDLILTDIHMPEMDGLALIKEIQNLNVCNRFVILTGYGDFSYARQALRYKVIDYLLKPINKEELLTVLTKVEQSIREEQQQTIEHDLLLLKEHILYNTPIEEMPLKPEQLHTLLPDPYTSIIVFQAYESVPLLTGDRLEVICALLSHICKKTYTVQSRFLRQTVLIVNGVHEPTHEEFKRACGELFDTKRIQGSGYCIGVSMRKNDNDNLRDLYIEAMAAMLFNRYFSNCSLTIYRPESENIHSDYDNLVQYIEHSLAQQITIEQIEKDIQSILPHFSGHADCNNKLREQFLVCVGVYLQSVGLTPETIWGEHAATKLFSPSSTPHENASVSEIIAQLIRYARSTDRQQPHTQAIDKIIAFVEQNYKRDLSLDAVADHVQMHPNYISMLFRKEMGLTFLHYLHTFRLTKAKQIMHENPEWPINTIAELVGYENPRHFFKVFKKFENITPGQYRLGHSST, encoded by the coding sequence ATGAAGCTGATGGTTGTCGATGATGAGCCTATCATTTTAAACGGGATTATCCGCATGATCCAGAAAGCGAATACATCGTTTATCGAGATCGTCGGCGCTGCCGACGGCGTTGATGCGCTCCAAAAGCTAACCTATTTTCAGCCCGACTTGATCCTTACGGATATTCATATGCCGGAAATGGACGGACTCGCTCTTATTAAAGAAATTCAAAATCTGAACGTTTGCAATCGTTTCGTTATTTTAACTGGTTATGGCGATTTCTCCTATGCAAGACAAGCTCTGCGCTATAAAGTCATCGATTATTTGTTGAAGCCCATTAATAAGGAAGAACTACTCACTGTACTCACGAAAGTTGAGCAATCGATTCGGGAGGAACAGCAGCAAACCATCGAGCATGACCTACTGCTTCTCAAAGAACATATCCTTTATAATACGCCAATTGAGGAAATGCCGCTCAAGCCTGAGCAGCTGCACACCCTACTACCCGATCCATATACGTCGATCATTGTATTTCAGGCATACGAGAGTGTTCCCCTTTTGACTGGCGATCGTCTGGAAGTTATTTGTGCCCTTCTGTCGCACATTTGCAAGAAAACTTACACCGTCCAGTCCCGTTTCTTAAGGCAAACTGTCCTCATTGTGAACGGTGTGCATGAACCGACACACGAAGAGTTTAAGCGTGCATGTGGCGAGTTGTTCGATACGAAGAGGATACAGGGCAGCGGATATTGCATAGGGGTCAGTATGAGGAAGAACGATAACGATAACTTGCGTGATCTGTATATTGAAGCGATGGCTGCGATGTTATTCAATCGGTACTTTTCAAATTGCAGTTTGACGATATATAGACCAGAGTCAGAGAACATACATAGTGACTATGATAATCTTGTTCAATATATTGAACATTCGCTAGCCCAACAGATTACTATCGAGCAGATCGAGAAGGATATCCAATCCATACTCCCTCATTTCTCAGGCCATGCGGATTGCAATAACAAGCTGCGTGAGCAGTTTCTTGTTTGTGTTGGTGTCTACTTGCAAAGTGTTGGCTTAACGCCTGAGACCATTTGGGGTGAACATGCGGCAACCAAACTATTTTCACCCAGCAGCACCCCGCATGAGAATGCCAGTGTATCGGAGATTATCGCACAGCTAATTCGATATGCACGCAGCACCGATCGCCAACAGCCGCACACACAGGCAATCGATAAAATCATCGCTTTCGTGGAACAAAATTACAAGCGGGATTTATCACTAGATGCCGTTGCAGATCATGTGCAAATGCATCCCAATTACATCAGCATGTTGTTTCGAAAAGAGATGGGACTAACCTTTCTTCACTACTTGCATACGTTTCGACTTACCAAAGCCAAGCAAATCATGCACGAGAATCCGGAATGGCCGATCAATACCATTGCCGAGCTTGTAGGTTATGAAAATCCGCGGCATTTTTTCAAAGTGTTTAAAAAATTCGAAAACATCACTCCCGGACAATACCGGCTTGGACATTCTTCCACATGA
- a CDS encoding NADPH-dependent FMN reductase — protein sequence MEKKLKVLAISGSLRQKSSNTALMHAIIGLARENLIFTFYNGLGDLPHFNPDLDVDDGPESVLDLRIRLNEADAVLICTPEYGNGVPGVLKNALDWLVSSGQFMNKPTAVVTASPTPMGGDKAHDSILLTLNMINAKIVEGGTMMIPHINLKLNKEGVITDAKTENGLRSLLENLVEACS from the coding sequence ATGGAAAAAAAATTAAAAGTATTAGCTATTTCGGGAAGTCTTCGCCAAAAGTCTTCTAATACAGCCCTTATGCACGCTATTATAGGACTAGCCCGTGAAAATTTGATCTTTACTTTCTATAACGGTTTAGGTGATCTACCACATTTTAACCCCGATCTTGACGTCGATGACGGGCCTGAATCAGTTCTAGATCTGCGCATACGACTTAACGAAGCGGATGCCGTTCTTATATGCACACCAGAGTATGGGAATGGAGTACCAGGGGTTTTGAAAAATGCACTGGACTGGTTAGTATCTTCAGGTCAGTTTATGAATAAACCAACAGCAGTAGTCACAGCGTCTCCCACTCCAATGGGCGGCGACAAGGCGCATGATTCCATTCTGCTAACGCTGAACATGATCAATGCCAAAATTGTTGAGGGAGGAACCATGATGATCCCCCACATTAATTTAAAACTTAATAAAGAAGGCGTCATTACTGATGCTAAAACCGAGAATGGTTTAAGATCCCTGCTTGAAAATCTTGTAGAGGCTTGTTCATAA
- a CDS encoding aldo/keto reductase: MKYTYLGRSGLKVSKLCLGTMNFGVDTEEKEAFRIMDAAMDAGINFFDTANIYGWGENAGRTEEIIGRWFAQGGGRREKTILATKFYGDMHDVNDGPNREGGLSAYKLRRHLDASLRRLQTDHIELYQMHHVDRNVSWDELWEAFQVPVYQGKIGYVGSSNFAGRDLVKAQYEAKARHLIGLVSEQHKYSLLCRLPELEVLPAAQELGIGVIAWSPLDGGLLGGNALKPIEGSKRASNPERVEKFRSQLDAFSALSKELGESEANVALAWTLAHPAMTAPIIGPRTLEQFQNTLRVVDIVLDESTLQKLDEIFPGPGGAAPQAYAW, encoded by the coding sequence ATGAAATATACGTACTTAGGACGTTCGGGCTTAAAAGTCAGTAAATTGTGCCTGGGAACTATGAACTTTGGTGTCGATACAGAGGAAAAAGAAGCTTTTCGAATCATGGATGCGGCAATGGATGCTGGAATCAATTTTTTTGATACGGCAAATATTTATGGTTGGGGAGAGAACGCTGGGCGTACCGAGGAAATTATAGGTCGCTGGTTTGCACAAGGCGGCGGACGTAGAGAAAAAACGATCCTAGCTACGAAGTTCTATGGAGACATGCATGATGTGAACGACGGACCTAACCGCGAAGGCGGACTATCCGCTTACAAGCTTCGTCGTCACTTGGACGCGTCATTACGCCGCCTACAAACGGATCATATTGAGCTTTATCAAATGCACCATGTGGATCGAAACGTTTCTTGGGATGAGCTGTGGGAAGCTTTTCAAGTTCCCGTGTACCAAGGAAAGATCGGCTATGTAGGCTCTAGTAACTTTGCAGGTCGTGATTTGGTGAAAGCGCAGTATGAAGCCAAAGCTCGTCATCTTATTGGTCTTGTGTCCGAGCAGCACAAATACAGCCTGCTCTGCAGGCTGCCTGAACTTGAAGTACTGCCAGCGGCTCAGGAACTTGGAATTGGTGTAATAGCATGGAGTCCGCTAGATGGCGGTCTGTTAGGCGGCAACGCCCTGAAGCCAATTGAAGGCTCTAAACGAGCGAGTAACCCTGAAAGGGTAGAGAAGTTTCGTTCACAGCTGGATGCTTTCTCAGCATTAAGTAAGGAACTTGGTGAGAGTGAAGCGAATGTAGCATTGGCTTGGACGTTAGCTCACCCCGCTATGACTGCACCGATTATAGGTCCGCGTACACTTGAACAATTTCAAAATACACTGCGTGTTGTTGATATTGTACTGGATGAATCTACGCTGCAAAAACTAGATGAAATCTTCCCTGGTCCAGGAGGAGCAGCTCCGCAGGCATATGCTTGGTAA
- a CDS encoding response regulator transcription factor gives MIRIVIAEDQRMLLGALASLLDLEEDMQVVGTASNGEDAVRLVHLHKPDICIMDIEMPVKSGLDAAEELKGFGCKVMILTTFARSGYFERAVKAGANGYLLKDSPSEELATSIRSIMAGRRIYASELVDDAYGEENPLTEREKEVLILIADGKNTKEIADQMYITTGTVRNYISVILDKLNVSNRIEAIMRFKEKGWFK, from the coding sequence ATGATTCGAATTGTAATTGCCGAGGACCAACGAATGCTGCTTGGCGCACTTGCTTCCTTGCTGGATTTGGAAGAAGATATGCAGGTCGTTGGTACAGCAAGCAATGGCGAGGATGCTGTGAGACTGGTTCATCTTCATAAGCCAGATATATGTATCATGGATATTGAGATGCCAGTAAAAAGCGGATTAGACGCGGCTGAGGAACTAAAGGGGTTTGGCTGCAAGGTTATGATCCTGACTACGTTTGCCCGTTCCGGATATTTTGAAAGGGCTGTGAAGGCTGGTGCCAACGGTTATTTGTTGAAAGATAGCCCCAGTGAGGAGCTCGCTACTTCAATTCGCAGTATCATGGCCGGCCGCCGCATCTATGCCTCAGAATTAGTAGATGACGCATATGGTGAAGAGAATCCATTGACCGAGCGGGAGAAGGAAGTACTGATCCTTATCGCCGACGGTAAAAATACGAAGGAAATCGCCGATCAAATGTATATAACAACGGGAACCGTCCGTAACTACATTTCTGTAATCCTTGATAAACTCAATGTAAGCAATCGTATTGAGGCTATCATGCGTTTTAAAGAAAAGGGATGGTTCAAGTGA